One stretch of Arachis duranensis cultivar V14167 chromosome 1, aradu.V14167.gnm2.J7QH, whole genome shotgun sequence DNA includes these proteins:
- the LOC110275113 gene encoding protein FAR-RED IMPAIRED RESPONSE 1-like, with protein sequence MRIKRITSDGKWCVACFVDDHNHGLDRNMSDVDIAHINNLREVGISIPKVYQSFAMQVGGFNLVRFTKQDMLNEVRKQRALQEGDVNATLWFFECVARDDERLFWRYEVGDGDQMCDMIWSDGRSQEDY encoded by the coding sequence ATGAGGATAAAGAGAATAACATCTGATGGGAAATGGTGcgttgcatgttttgttgatgATCATAACCACGGTCTTGATAGGAATATGTCGGATGTTGATATAGCTCACATTAATAACTTGAGGGAGGTGGGAATTAGCATTCCAAAGGTGTATCAGTCATTTGCGATGCAGGTTGGAGGGTTCAACTTAGTCAGGTTTACGAAGCAAGACATGCTCAATGAGGTCCGCAAGCAACGTGCACTGCAGGAAGGGGATGTTAATGCTACGCTGTGGTTTTTCGAGTGTGTTGCAAGGGATGACGAGAGACTCTTTTGGAGATACGAAGTTGGTGATGGTGATCAGATGTGTGATATGATATGGAGTGACGGGCGCAGTCAAGAAGATTACTAG